The following proteins are encoded in a genomic region of Opitutus sp.:
- a CDS encoding 1,4-dihydroxy-2-naphthoate polyprenyltransferase, which translates to MVIPATSSTRFSVWLEATRPRTLPAAVAPVVVASALAWRDGSFNAPAAILCLAFALLIQIGTNFANDYYDFIKGADTAARIGPRRAVAAGLIIPATMKRAMIGVFIAAFLTGLPLLTYGGWPLLVIGLASIACGYAYTGGPYPLGYNGLGDVFVFVFFGLVAVGATYFVQTEVFTADVWLIGSGIGALAANILVVNNYRDADTDVSAGKRTLVVRLGRRFARAQFVAAHALGVAVIFAIGVDDWNPFVLAGALGLCSAIGWRQSRRLAQATTPAELIRLLGSTGLYLAGYALIVSIGLIWG; encoded by the coding sequence ATCGTGATACCGGCAACTTCCTCCACGCGCTTTTCGGTTTGGCTGGAGGCCACGCGCCCACGCACCTTGCCGGCGGCAGTCGCCCCGGTGGTCGTGGCTTCGGCGTTGGCGTGGCGCGATGGGAGTTTTAACGCGCCGGCTGCGATCCTCTGCCTTGCGTTCGCCCTGCTCATCCAGATCGGCACCAATTTCGCCAACGATTACTACGACTTCATCAAAGGCGCGGACACCGCCGCGCGAATCGGCCCGCGCCGGGCCGTCGCAGCGGGACTCATCATCCCCGCCACGATGAAGCGAGCCATGATCGGGGTGTTCATCGCCGCCTTTTTGACCGGACTGCCGCTGCTGACCTACGGCGGCTGGCCGCTGCTGGTGATCGGCCTGGCCAGTATCGCGTGCGGCTACGCCTATACCGGCGGCCCGTATCCACTGGGGTACAATGGGCTGGGCGACGTGTTCGTCTTTGTTTTCTTTGGGCTGGTAGCGGTCGGGGCGACCTACTTTGTGCAAACCGAGGTCTTCACGGCCGACGTCTGGCTGATCGGCAGCGGCATCGGCGCGCTCGCCGCCAATATTCTGGTGGTTAACAACTACCGCGATGCCGACACCGACGTGAGTGCGGGTAAACGCACGCTGGTGGTGCGGTTGGGGCGGCGCTTCGCTCGGGCGCAGTTTGTGGCGGCCCATGCGCTTGGGGTGGCGGTGATTTTCGCGATCGGCGTGGACGACTGGAACCCGTTCGTTCTGGCCGGCGCCCTGGGGCTCTGTAGCGCGATCGGCTGGCGTCAATCGCGCCGCCTCGCGCAGGCTACGACGCCAGCGGAGTTAATTCGTCTCTTGGGATCGACCGGCCTGTATTTGGCCGGCTACGCACTCATCGTATCAATCGGGCTGATCTGGGGCTGA
- a CDS encoding aspartate carbamoyltransferase catalytic subunit — MPWTRRHLITLEELSLDEINQIHATATAFKKILGRSVKKVPALRGKTIVNLFLEPSTRTRMAFDMAAKRLSADVISMDGSSSSTTKGETLRDTAQNIEALGADLIVIRHAAAGSPLYLSKILGIPVINAGDGAHEHPTQGLLDSFTMREHLGSLKGRKVVILGDILFSRVARSNIHALNKLGANVTVVGPSTLVPHTLKPMGVTVSHDLRSALSDADVVMLLRIQHERQSSGMFPSLGEYTSLFGLNKTRAGWLNPKAIIMHPGPINRGVEIDSELADGERSVILEQVTNGIAVRMAVLYLCSGGQPESVVPAE; from the coding sequence ATGCCCTGGACCCGCCGCCACCTCATCACGCTCGAGGAACTCTCCCTCGACGAGATCAACCAAATCCACGCCACCGCCACCGCGTTTAAAAAAATCCTCGGGCGCAGTGTGAAGAAAGTCCCCGCCTTGCGCGGCAAGACAATCGTCAACCTATTCCTCGAACCCAGCACACGCACGCGCATGGCCTTCGACATGGCGGCCAAGCGCCTCAGCGCCGACGTGATCTCGATGGACGGCTCCAGTTCCTCGACCACCAAGGGCGAAACCCTCCGCGACACCGCGCAGAACATCGAGGCGCTCGGGGCCGACCTGATTGTTATCCGCCACGCCGCCGCCGGCTCTCCCCTGTACCTGTCCAAAATCCTGGGAATCCCGGTGATCAACGCCGGTGACGGCGCCCACGAGCACCCGACCCAGGGCCTGCTCGACTCGTTCACCATGCGTGAGCACCTCGGTTCCCTCAAGGGACGCAAGGTGGTCATCCTCGGCGACATTTTGTTTAGCCGCGTTGCCCGCTCCAACATCCACGCCCTTAACAAACTCGGTGCCAACGTCACCGTTGTGGGGCCGTCCACCTTGGTGCCGCACACGCTCAAGCCGATGGGGGTGACCGTGTCGCACGACCTGCGCAGCGCGCTCTCCGATGCCGACGTGGTCATGCTGCTGCGCATCCAGCACGAGCGCCAATCCAGCGGCATGTTCCCCTCGCTCGGTGAGTACACCAGCCTGTTCGGGCTCAACAAAACCCGCGCCGGCTGGCTCAACCCCAAGGCGATCATCATGCACCCCGGCCCGATCAACCGCGGCGTCGAGATCGATAGCGAACTGGCCGACGGCGAGCGCAGCGTCATTTTGGAGCAAGTCACCAACGGCATCGCCGTGCGCATGGCGGTCTTGTACCTGTGCTCCGGCGGCCAACCCGAAAGCGTCGTTCCGGCGGAGTGA
- a CDS encoding CPBP family intramembrane metalloprotease, with translation MLSLVIGLEVVIWLAGLVALWRVVAARRVFASPSLAPWPVTVEGFALGVLLTVGGALALPYSVTHLGDRWLGAAARDGAWWQAVQAAAFQLGLLAGLFIAALCLRFNKSARISALAVPPEVFRPEPTRYPVVAGVTVFLISIPVINGIGFLWKTLVEALGFSAAEQDMVGLFRDCDDPERWLFMVALATVIAPLTEELVFRAGLFRFLRNRLPRGLALIIPAMVFALLHGNLVAVVPLCALGAFFAIAYEQTGRISVPIIAHALFNLHTILLVMAGVT, from the coding sequence GTGCTTTCCCTTGTTATTGGTTTGGAAGTGGTGATCTGGTTGGCGGGATTGGTCGCGCTGTGGCGGGTGGTGGCGGCCCGGCGGGTGTTTGCGTCCCCCTCCCTTGCACCCTGGCCGGTGACGGTCGAAGGGTTTGCCCTCGGCGTGCTGCTCACCGTGGGCGGCGCACTTGCGCTTCCGTACTCAGTCACCCATCTCGGCGACCGTTGGCTGGGTGCAGCCGCGCGTGATGGTGCGTGGTGGCAGGCCGTCCAAGCGGCCGCCTTTCAACTCGGTTTGTTGGCGGGTCTGTTCATCGCAGCCCTTTGCTTGCGCTTCAATAAATCCGCCCGGATTTCTGCGTTGGCCGTCCCCCCCGAGGTCTTTCGGCCAGAACCGACGCGTTACCCCGTCGTGGCCGGCGTCACGGTTTTCCTGATCTCCATTCCGGTGATCAACGGTATCGGTTTTTTATGGAAAACACTCGTCGAGGCGCTGGGGTTTTCCGCCGCCGAACAGGACATGGTCGGCCTGTTCCGTGACTGCGACGATCCGGAGCGTTGGCTGTTCATGGTGGCCCTCGCAACCGTGATTGCGCCCTTGACCGAGGAACTGGTTTTCCGCGCCGGACTGTTTCGTTTCCTGCGCAACCGCCTGCCGAGAGGACTCGCCTTAATTATTCCAGCGATGGTTTTTGCTCTTCTCCACGGCAATCTGGTGGCCGTGGTTCCGCTCTGTGCGCTCGGGGCGTTTTTTGCGATCGCCTACGAACAAACCGGCCGCATCAGCGTGCCGATCATCGCCCACGCCTTGTTCAATCTGCACACCATCCTTCTCGTGATGGCTGGGGTGACGTGA
- a CDS encoding dihydroorotase — MPSLWISNARVIDPAAKRDSVGDLFIKDGKFVASLSAAELKKAKKIDAKGLVACPGLVDIHVHFREPGQMHKETIETGSRAAAAGGFTSVVCMPNTAPVADTAGTIQQIKDSIARTACIKVYPTGCITVGMKGQALAPIGSLKRAGVIAITDDGDCVQSNELMRRACEYAKMCDLPLMDHCQDHSMTVGAVMNEGVVSTRLGLKGWPNAAEDIIVARNVVLATYTGAHIHMQHISSKNSVEILRRAKARGVSVSAEATPHHIALTDEALGTYDTHFKMNPPLRTEEDRVAIIEGLRDGTLDILATDHAPHTDYEKDKEFDYAPNGILGLETALPISLEILVRKNKFKLPYVIDLLTRKPANLLKLEAGTLAVGAPADVCLFDPDEKWVYDAKAGFSKSSNSPWHGQTLQGRVKTTIVDGKVVFNHGKIS, encoded by the coding sequence ATGCCTTCACTCTGGATTTCCAACGCCCGCGTCATCGATCCCGCCGCCAAGCGCGACTCGGTCGGCGACCTTTTCATTAAAGACGGTAAATTCGTCGCCTCCCTCTCGGCCGCCGAGCTCAAGAAGGCCAAAAAAATCGACGCCAAGGGCCTCGTCGCCTGCCCCGGCTTGGTCGATATCCACGTCCATTTCCGCGAGCCCGGCCAAATGCACAAGGAGACCATCGAGACCGGCTCCCGCGCCGCCGCCGCCGGTGGGTTCACCTCGGTCGTCTGCATGCCCAACACCGCCCCGGTCGCCGACACCGCCGGCACCATTCAGCAAATCAAAGACTCCATCGCCCGCACCGCGTGCATCAAAGTCTATCCTACCGGTTGCATCACCGTCGGTATGAAGGGCCAGGCCCTTGCGCCCATCGGCTCGCTCAAACGAGCCGGCGTCATCGCCATCACCGACGACGGCGACTGCGTCCAGTCCAACGAACTCATGCGCCGGGCCTGCGAGTACGCAAAAATGTGCGACCTGCCGCTCATGGACCACTGCCAGGACCATTCGATGACGGTCGGCGCGGTCATGAACGAAGGCGTGGTGTCGACCCGCCTCGGCCTCAAGGGGTGGCCCAATGCGGCCGAAGACATCATCGTGGCGCGTAATGTCGTGCTCGCGACCTACACCGGTGCGCATATCCACATGCAGCACATCTCCTCGAAAAACTCCGTCGAGATCCTGCGCCGGGCCAAGGCCCGTGGCGTTTCGGTTTCCGCCGAAGCCACCCCGCACCACATCGCGCTCACCGACGAGGCGCTGGGCACCTACGACACGCACTTTAAGATGAACCCGCCGCTGCGCACCGAGGAGGACCGCGTGGCGATCATCGAAGGCCTGCGCGACGGCACCCTCGACATTTTGGCCACCGACCACGCCCCGCACACCGATTACGAAAAGGACAAGGAGTTCGACTACGCCCCCAACGGCATCCTCGGCCTCGAAACCGCGCTGCCCATCTCGCTCGAAATCCTCGTGCGCAAAAACAAGTTCAAGCTGCCCTACGTCATCGATCTGTTGACGCGCAAGCCCGCCAACCTGCTCAAGCTCGAAGCCGGCACGCTCGCCGTCGGCGCTCCCGCCGACGTCTGCCTGTTCGATCCCGACGAGAAGTGGGTGTACGACGCCAAAGCCGGGTTTAGCAAATCCAGCAACAGCCCGTGGCACGGCCAGACCCTGCAAGGCCGCGTGAAAACCACGATCGTCGACGGCAAAGTGGTGTTTAACCACGGCAAGATTTCTTAA
- a CDS encoding cytochrome c oxidase assembly protein: MINWSHWHNEPHLVGGLILLGWLYALLTGPLRERIAPGAVYPRAQAIRFYLGLTVFYLAVGSPLDQIGERFLLSGHMVQHQLIMYVAAVLFLLGLPSWLVAKVTARPELRSVLGFFSNPLICGLIYTLIYSVWHVPALYDWALQNRWVHITEHVMFFAAALFYWWPIISPSTEFPRISYGAQMLYLTGVVIAMTPVFAFIAFSKDILYPTYEYAPRLFATFGPAEDQLLGSVIMKMGGMGVTFIVFVIAFYKWYQASEARPASPKLPSA, translated from the coding sequence ATGATCAACTGGTCCCACTGGCACAACGAACCGCACCTCGTCGGCGGGCTTATCCTACTCGGCTGGCTTTACGCCCTGTTGACCGGCCCCTTGCGTGAACGCATCGCCCCCGGTGCCGTTTACCCGCGTGCCCAGGCCATTCGGTTCTACCTGGGGTTAACCGTTTTCTATTTGGCCGTGGGCTCGCCGCTCGACCAGATCGGCGAGCGTTTTTTGCTCAGCGGGCACATGGTGCAACACCAGTTGATCATGTATGTGGCCGCCGTGCTGTTCTTGTTGGGGTTGCCGAGTTGGCTGGTGGCCAAGGTCACCGCCCGCCCCGAACTAAGATCTGTTCTGGGCTTTTTTTCAAACCCGTTAATCTGCGGCCTCATTTACACGCTCATTTACTCCGTCTGGCACGTGCCCGCACTCTACGATTGGGCGCTGCAAAACCGCTGGGTGCACATCACCGAACACGTCATGTTTTTCGCGGCGGCGCTGTTTTACTGGTGGCCCATTATTAGCCCGTCCACGGAGTTCCCGCGCATTTCCTACGGCGCGCAGATGCTCTATCTAACCGGGGTGGTCATCGCCATGACACCGGTTTTTGCCTTCATCGCCTTCTCCAAAGACATCCTTTACCCGACCTACGAATACGCCCCGCGCCTGTTCGCCACTTTTGGCCCTGCCGAGGACCAGCTACTCGGGTCTGTCATCATGAAAATGGGCGGCATGGGCGTGACGTTCATTGTTTTTGTCATCGCGTTCTACAAGTGGTACCAGGCTTCGGAAGCCCGCCCAGCGAGCCCGAAACTGCCCTCCGCCTAA
- a CDS encoding GxxExxY protein, whose translation MKFAHINQLCDVVRETSFALHRYHRHGHAEKIYENGLVHRLRKQGLKVHQQYPLHVYDEDGTLLGEFFADLFIEDQLIVELKATKCVLDEHVAQLLGYLKSSRVETGLLINFGAPTLHVKKYLMTDPVA comes from the coding sequence GTGAAATTCGCGCATATTAACCAACTCTGTGACGTCGTCAGGGAAACGAGTTTTGCTCTCCATCGCTACCACCGGCACGGCCACGCTGAGAAAATCTACGAAAACGGTCTTGTCCACCGGCTGCGTAAGCAGGGGCTTAAAGTGCACCAGCAGTACCCGCTTCACGTTTACGATGAGGACGGCACGCTGCTCGGCGAATTTTTTGCCGACCTCTTTATTGAAGACCAACTGATCGTGGAGCTCAAAGCCACGAAGTGTGTGCTCGATGAGCATGTCGCCCAGCTCCTCGGCTACCTCAAATCCAGTCGGGTCGAAACCGGCTTACTCATCAATTTCGGTGCACCTACTCTGCATGTTAAAAAATATCTGATGACCGATCCGGTCGCCTGA
- the pyrR gene encoding bifunctional pyr operon transcriptional regulator/uracil phosphoribosyltransferase PyrR has translation MPAPKSFPVAEIHAAIDRLAHAIRERHPSPNRLILLGIANGGIELASRLAASLGVQSGTLDISFHRDDIDRHPIPKEFSPTRIPVDVTGATVILVDDVLFSGRTVKAALDELFDYGRPAKVELAVLIDRAGRKLPVAADYTGLALEVPASAKIVVKLDSAKPARDSVTIIPFKPAA, from the coding sequence GTGCCCGCACCTAAAAGCTTTCCCGTCGCCGAGATTCACGCCGCCATCGATCGGCTGGCCCACGCCATTCGCGAACGCCACCCGTCGCCCAACCGGTTGATCCTCCTCGGCATCGCCAACGGCGGCATCGAACTCGCCAGCCGCCTTGCCGCGTCCCTTGGCGTGCAGTCCGGCACCCTCGATATTTCGTTTCACCGCGACGACATCGATCGCCACCCGATTCCCAAGGAGTTCAGCCCCACGCGCATCCCCGTCGATGTCACCGGCGCGACCGTCATCTTGGTTGACGACGTGCTGTTTTCCGGACGCACCGTCAAAGCCGCGCTCGACGAGCTGTTTGACTACGGCCGCCCCGCCAAAGTCGAGTTGGCCGTTCTCATCGATCGCGCAGGCCGCAAGCTGCCGGTCGCCGCCGATTACACCGGCTTGGCCCTCGAAGTTCCCGCCTCGGCAAAGATCGTTGTGAAGCTCGATTCCGCCAAACCCGCGCGCGATTCGGTCACCATCATTCCCTTTAAACCCGCCGCCTAA